One Hemibagrus wyckioides isolate EC202008001 linkage group LG09, SWU_Hwy_1.0, whole genome shotgun sequence DNA segment encodes these proteins:
- the txndc16 gene encoding thioredoxin domain-containing protein 16 isoform X2 — MHPSGIMYTLCVGALLLGFVSEQCARGNPAKLLQLTAEGFKEHVQTGKTSLIYFGKYADPAIQTFIEQLETSAVALEDYGIIVAMVNCSKENVADYCTEEEVMRKAHLFRGAEVLRSFEIDTIFDVNAIVSHMLFTVLFNEVRYVHTPAELVSVERVAKGKTDIVMGHIPALGLPEHRALMETAFVYGGKYQFVQTTGAPLLKHMGITDASSVQARLWFLHCSGVSRPSEPCPHTLMRKQLSTINIHTFLQLMEAPVLVEADVDPEDVDVIYNHLNVPVLFLFAQTETLHMDRSTAETLAWRLRGEIGLVLIHRDSPRVKTPLRYNAAYRLPHEEVKYFTLKNAEEVVNLIQGQLFQEEKEVEDEEDEDEDHWASLDVLDDEVAESVYRDRGVTLDMESVSQLTANTFSAAVAQNGLTAVLFYMKWDAVSKAFLQSYVEVADALEGVSDVTLASVDCGEWTCVCREQNVSTFPSVLLFHLGEDAQYYRGMMGTESLYRFILLSHLSVPLSLSTSEEVLSFLEGELYSRHSSLSPIRALGLFAPKDPDVAIFEEAAKYLRGEMILGLFEHKEAERWAQEHSVTLPALLVSHGPGVQRKAHSLLLSTLQETISYISRAALDTLVRTGLFPELTVENLPWYMELRKPLLIMFVGGEESPETLQSLEEMRKAERTGLLESSLPCWIHLGRTPAGRAVLETYLSYVPPLPALVLSQVSSGGEVYHFPTERPLLSENIIQWLQRIENHQEKAVDSCIFRAI, encoded by the exons ATGCACCCCAGTGGGATCATGTACACTTTGTGCGTTGGAGCACTCTTGCTGGGTTTTGTATCAGAGCAGTGCGCGCGTGGGAATCCCGCAAAGCTGCTGCAGCTCACGGCTGAGGGTTTTAAAGAGCACGTGCAGACTGGAAAAACATCTCTTATTTACTTTGGCAAATACG CTGATCCAGCCATTCAGACATTTATAGAGCAGCTGGAGACGTCCGCCGTGGCGTTGGAGGACTACGGCATAATAGTGGCGATG GTGAACTGCTCCAAAGAAAATGTCGCCGATTACTGCACAGAGGAAGAAGTGATGCGGAAAGCACATTTATTCAG aGGTGCTGAGGTCTTGAGAAGTTTCGAGATTGACACCATTTTTGACGTCAACGCCATCGTGTCCCATATGCTGTT CACGGTGCTCTTCAACGAGGTTCGGTACGTTCACACTCCAGCCGAGTTGGTCAGCGTTGAAAGAGTGGCGAAGGGAAAGACGGACATCGTGATGGGTCACATACCAGCGCTCGGGCTTCCAG AGCACCGGGCTTTAATGGAGACGGCTTTCGTTTACGGAGGAAAGTACCAGTTTGTGCAGACCACCGGAGCGCCTCTGCTCAAACACATGGG GATTACTGATGCCTCCTCTGTCCAGGCGCGTCTCTGGTTCCTCCACTGCAGCGGCGTGTCTCGGCCATCTGAACcgtgtccacacacactcatgagaAAGCAACTGAGCAccattaacatacacaccttTCTGCAGCTGATGGAAGCACCAGTCCTG GTGGAGGCAGACGTGGATCCTGAAGACGTGGACGTGATCTATAATCACCTGAACGTGCCCGTGCTGTTCCTGTTCGCTCAGACCGAGACGCTGCACATGGATCGAAGCACAGCTGAGACTTTGGCCTGGAGGCTACGAGGAGAGATCGGCCTCGTCCTAATCCACAG aGACAGTCCCAGAGTTAAAACACCACTCCGATATAACGCTGCATATCGACTCCCACACGAG GAAGTGAAGTATTTTACGTTGAAGAATGCCGAAGAAGTCGTTAACCTCATCCAAGGACAACTGTTCCAAGAGGAGAAggaagtagaagatgaggaggatgaagatgaggatcacTGGGCTTCTTTAG ATGTTCTGGATGATGAGGTGGCGGAGTCTGTGTACAGAGACCGCGGTGTAACGCTGGACATGGAGTCTGTCTCACAACTCACAGCCAACACGTTCAGTGCTGCAGTAGCACAGAACGGCCTCACGGCGGTGCTGTTCTACATGAAAT GGGACGCCGTGTCCAAGGCTTTTCTGCAGTCGTATGTTGAGGTTGCTGATGCACTCGAAG gtgtgagtgatGTCACACTGGCCTCAGTAGACTGTGGCGAGTGGACATGTGTGTGCCGTGAGCAGAATGTCTCCACTTTCCCCTCCGTCCTGCTGTTCCACCTGGGTGAAGATGCTCAGTATTACAGAGGCATGATGGGAACTGAAAGCCTGTATAGATTCATCTTGCT GAGTCATCTGTCCGTCCCGCTCTCTCTGTCCACCTCGGAAGAAGTCCTGTCGTTCCTGGAAGGAGAGCTGTATAGCAGACACTCTTCCCTCTCGCCCATCCGAGCGCTCGGGCTTTTCGCGCCCAAAGATCCGG ATGTGGCCATTTTTGAAGAAGCAGCGAAATACCTAAGAGGAGAAATGATTCTGGGGCTGTTTGAGCACAAGGAGGCAGAGAGATG GGCTCAGGAGCACTCTGTGACATTGCCTGCTCTTCTCGTGTCTCATGGCCCTGGAGTTCAGAGAAAAGCTCATTCCCTTCTTTTATCCACGTTACAGGAAACGATCTCATACATCAGCAGAGCAGCCCTTGATACACTTGTAAGAACCGGTTTATTC CCTGAACTTACGGTGGAGAACCTGCCATGGTACATGGAGCTCAGGAAGCCTTTGCTGATAATGTTTGTTGGGGGAGAAGAAAGTCCAGAGACTTTGCAGTCTCTTGAGGAGATGAGAAAAGCTGAGAGAACCGGACTACTGGAGTCATCACTGCCATGCTGGATCCATCT GGGTCGCACGCCAGCTGGAAGGGCCGTGTTAGAGACGTATCTTAGCTACGTTCCTCCGCTCCCTGCTTTGGTGCTCTCACAGGTGAGCTCAGGTGGAGAGGTGTATCACTTCCCAACAGAGCGTCCTCTGCTGTCTGAAAACATCATTCAGTGGCTGCAGCGGATAGAAAACCACCAGGAGAAGGCTGTAG
- the gpr137c gene encoding integral membrane protein GPR137C, which yields MLPLENHLQQLGAFTPEDEGEDDDDEGAVLDLALTAVHTLLYSLLFFFIYSQLWLILHYGHKRLSYRTVFLFLCLLWSALRTTLFSFYFNNMAQASQLQPLPFWLFYCFPVCLQFCTLCLLNLYFAQIMCKAKAKYSPELSKYKTPLKLAFLFISIFFLVVNVTCSLMVLTQKNMEASNAKHIVLARVLINDSLFVLCAISLATCICKLAKMSSANVYLESKGTSVCQATATGAAVILLYTSRACYNLAVVAISPKDRATPFSYGWYSFSDQDDVEKISGKAYLVFGIVLFFWEFVPTTLLVVFFRVQRPNQNLAPGGMIHSHSFNSRAYFFDNPRRYDSDDDLSRSVSSRGERGSSTMSSTSQLGASWYGSIQKTGSFTFTAPHTSSAPLLLSYGSIQTNQHHNYYSTPQDYYSTPQTHNITPQN from the exons ATGTTGCCACTTGAGAATCATCTCCAGCAGCTCGGTGCGTTCACGCCTGAAGATGAGggggaggatgatgatgatgaaggcgCCGTGTTGGACCTGGCGCTCACGGCCGTGCACACGCTCCTCTACtctctgctcttcttcttcatctactCACAGCTCTGGCTCATCCTGCACTATGGCCACAAGCGCCTCAGCTACCGGACTGTGTTCCTCTTCCTGTGTCTGCTCTGGTCGGCCCTCAGGACCACACTCTTCTCCTTCTACTTCAACAACATGGCCCAGGCGAGCCAACTGCAGCCGCTGCCCTTCTGGCTCTTCTACTGCTTCCCTGTGTGCCTGCAGTTCTGCACCCTCTGCCTCCTCAACCTCTACTTCGCACAG ATCATGTGTAAAGCCAAAGCGAAATATTCCCCAGAACTCAGCAAATACAA AACACCCCTGAAGTTGGCCTTCTTGTTCATCAGCATCTTCTTCTTGGTGGTGAACGTTACATGCTCTCTAATGGTGCTGACCCAGAAGAACATGGAAGCTAGCAATGCAAAACATATAGTTCTGGCTCGCGTGCTAATCAACGACAGCCTCTTCGTGCTGTGTGCCATCTCACTCGCCACCTGCATCTGTAAACTAGCCAAGATGTCCTCCGCTAATGTTTATCTGGAATCGAAG GGGACATCAGTGTGTCAGGCCACAGCCACCGGAGCAGCAGTTATCCTGCTCTACACATCAAGAGCGTGTTATAATCTCGCCGTAGTGGCTATATCTCCCAAAGACCGGGCCACTCCCTTCAGCTACGGCTGGTACAGCTTCTCCGACCAG GATGATGTAGAGAAGATCAGCGGGAAGGCCTACTTGGTGTTTGGGATTGTCCTGTTTTTCTGGGAGTTTGTCCCCACCACCCTCCTCGTGGTGTTTTTCCGAGTTCAGCGGCCTAATCAGAACCTG GCACCAGGCGGCATGATCCACAGTCACAGTTTCAACTCCAGGGCGTATTTCTTTGACAATCCAAGGCgctatgatagtgatgatgaccTGTCCAGAAGCGTCAGCTCCAGGGGTGAAAGGGGAAG CAGTACCATGTCTTCGACGTCTCAGCTAGGCGCAAGTTGGTATGGATCCATACAAAAAACAGGCAGCTTCACGTTCACTGCACCCCATACCTCCTCCGCTCCACTTCTCCTCTCCTATGGGAGCATCCAGACCAACCAGCACCACAACTACTACTCCACTCCACAGGACTACTACTCCACTCCTCAGACTCACAACATCACGCCACAGAACTGA
- the txndc16 gene encoding thioredoxin domain-containing protein 16 isoform X1: MHPSGIMYTLCVGALLLGFVSEQCARGNPAKLLQLTAEGFKEHVQTGKTSLIYFGKYADPAIQTFIEQLETSAVALEDYGIIVAMVNCSKENVADYCTEEEVMRKAHLFRGAEVLRSFEIDTIFDVNAIVSHMLFTVLFNEVRYVHTPAELVSVERVAKGKTDIVMGHIPALGLPEHRALMETAFVYGGKYQFVQTTGAPLLKHMGITDASSVQARLWFLHCSGVSRPSEPCPHTLMRKQLSTINIHTFLQLMEAPVLVEADVDPEDVDVIYNHLNVPVLFLFAQTETLHMDRSTAETLAWRLRGEIGLVLIHRDSPRVKTPLRYNAAYRLPHEEVKYFTLKNAEEVVNLIQGQLFQEEKEVEDEEDEDEDHWASLDVLDDEVAESVYRDRGVTLDMESVSQLTANTFSAAVAQNGLTAVLFYMKWDAVSKAFLQSYVEVADALEGVSDVTLASVDCGEWTCVCREQNVSTFPSVLLFHLGEDAQYYRGMMGTESLYRFILLSHLSVPLSLSTSEEVLSFLEGELYSRHSSLSPIRALGLFAPKDPDVAIFEEAAKYLRGEMILGLFEHKEAERWAQEHSVTLPALLVSHGPGVQRKAHSLLLSTLQETISYISRAALDTLVRTGLFPELTVENLPWYMELRKPLLIMFVGGEESPETLQSLEEMRKAERTGLLESSLPCWIHLGRTPAGRAVLETYLSYVPPLPALVLSQVSSGGEVYHFPTERPLLSENIIQWLQRIENHQEKAVGVIPDKPWRPPVPFYDFLAVMDEEAPGSAAQRRPKAKPAGKNEEGDKKTRRETAFKPHTAPHHTEL; the protein is encoded by the exons ATGCACCCCAGTGGGATCATGTACACTTTGTGCGTTGGAGCACTCTTGCTGGGTTTTGTATCAGAGCAGTGCGCGCGTGGGAATCCCGCAAAGCTGCTGCAGCTCACGGCTGAGGGTTTTAAAGAGCACGTGCAGACTGGAAAAACATCTCTTATTTACTTTGGCAAATACG CTGATCCAGCCATTCAGACATTTATAGAGCAGCTGGAGACGTCCGCCGTGGCGTTGGAGGACTACGGCATAATAGTGGCGATG GTGAACTGCTCCAAAGAAAATGTCGCCGATTACTGCACAGAGGAAGAAGTGATGCGGAAAGCACATTTATTCAG aGGTGCTGAGGTCTTGAGAAGTTTCGAGATTGACACCATTTTTGACGTCAACGCCATCGTGTCCCATATGCTGTT CACGGTGCTCTTCAACGAGGTTCGGTACGTTCACACTCCAGCCGAGTTGGTCAGCGTTGAAAGAGTGGCGAAGGGAAAGACGGACATCGTGATGGGTCACATACCAGCGCTCGGGCTTCCAG AGCACCGGGCTTTAATGGAGACGGCTTTCGTTTACGGAGGAAAGTACCAGTTTGTGCAGACCACCGGAGCGCCTCTGCTCAAACACATGGG GATTACTGATGCCTCCTCTGTCCAGGCGCGTCTCTGGTTCCTCCACTGCAGCGGCGTGTCTCGGCCATCTGAACcgtgtccacacacactcatgagaAAGCAACTGAGCAccattaacatacacaccttTCTGCAGCTGATGGAAGCACCAGTCCTG GTGGAGGCAGACGTGGATCCTGAAGACGTGGACGTGATCTATAATCACCTGAACGTGCCCGTGCTGTTCCTGTTCGCTCAGACCGAGACGCTGCACATGGATCGAAGCACAGCTGAGACTTTGGCCTGGAGGCTACGAGGAGAGATCGGCCTCGTCCTAATCCACAG aGACAGTCCCAGAGTTAAAACACCACTCCGATATAACGCTGCATATCGACTCCCACACGAG GAAGTGAAGTATTTTACGTTGAAGAATGCCGAAGAAGTCGTTAACCTCATCCAAGGACAACTGTTCCAAGAGGAGAAggaagtagaagatgaggaggatgaagatgaggatcacTGGGCTTCTTTAG ATGTTCTGGATGATGAGGTGGCGGAGTCTGTGTACAGAGACCGCGGTGTAACGCTGGACATGGAGTCTGTCTCACAACTCACAGCCAACACGTTCAGTGCTGCAGTAGCACAGAACGGCCTCACGGCGGTGCTGTTCTACATGAAAT GGGACGCCGTGTCCAAGGCTTTTCTGCAGTCGTATGTTGAGGTTGCTGATGCACTCGAAG gtgtgagtgatGTCACACTGGCCTCAGTAGACTGTGGCGAGTGGACATGTGTGTGCCGTGAGCAGAATGTCTCCACTTTCCCCTCCGTCCTGCTGTTCCACCTGGGTGAAGATGCTCAGTATTACAGAGGCATGATGGGAACTGAAAGCCTGTATAGATTCATCTTGCT GAGTCATCTGTCCGTCCCGCTCTCTCTGTCCACCTCGGAAGAAGTCCTGTCGTTCCTGGAAGGAGAGCTGTATAGCAGACACTCTTCCCTCTCGCCCATCCGAGCGCTCGGGCTTTTCGCGCCCAAAGATCCGG ATGTGGCCATTTTTGAAGAAGCAGCGAAATACCTAAGAGGAGAAATGATTCTGGGGCTGTTTGAGCACAAGGAGGCAGAGAGATG GGCTCAGGAGCACTCTGTGACATTGCCTGCTCTTCTCGTGTCTCATGGCCCTGGAGTTCAGAGAAAAGCTCATTCCCTTCTTTTATCCACGTTACAGGAAACGATCTCATACATCAGCAGAGCAGCCCTTGATACACTTGTAAGAACCGGTTTATTC CCTGAACTTACGGTGGAGAACCTGCCATGGTACATGGAGCTCAGGAAGCCTTTGCTGATAATGTTTGTTGGGGGAGAAGAAAGTCCAGAGACTTTGCAGTCTCTTGAGGAGATGAGAAAAGCTGAGAGAACCGGACTACTGGAGTCATCACTGCCATGCTGGATCCATCT GGGTCGCACGCCAGCTGGAAGGGCCGTGTTAGAGACGTATCTTAGCTACGTTCCTCCGCTCCCTGCTTTGGTGCTCTCACAGGTGAGCTCAGGTGGAGAGGTGTATCACTTCCCAACAGAGCGTCCTCTGCTGTCTGAAAACATCATTCAGTGGCTGCAGCGGATAGAAAACCACCAGGAGAAGGCTGTAG